One Helianthus annuus cultivar XRQ/B chromosome 12, HanXRQr2.0-SUNRISE, whole genome shotgun sequence genomic region harbors:
- the LOC110895578 gene encoding phosphatase IMPL1, chloroplastic — protein MASFLLSSPSKSSIHPVKLTFKSQQQHHRIGNRNSRSLCAVLPYQNHKYTKIGAVSVGPISSAKLLQSVEFAAKIGAEVVMEAVNKPRNISYKGLTDLVTDTDKNSESAILNLVRKSFPDHLILGEEGGVIGDSSSDYLWCIDPLDGTTNFAHGYPSFAVSVGVLYRGKPAAAAVVEFVGGAMCWNTRTFSAVAGGGAFCNGQKIHVSQTDNVERALLVTGFGYEHDDPWAANMNLFKEFTDISRGVRRLGAAAVDMCHVALGIVEAYWEYRLKPWDMAAGVLIVEEAGGAVSCMDGGKFTVFDRSLLVSNGVLHSKLLERIGPATEELKGKGIDFSLWYKPDDYNTDL, from the exons ATGGCTTCCTTTCTGCTCTCATCTCCGTCCAAGTCTTCTATTCATCCTGTTAAACTCACTTTCAAATCTCAACAACAGCATCATCGCATTGGTAATCGTAATTCAAGATCATTATGCGCAGTGCTACCATATCAGAACCATAAATATACCAAGATTGGTGCCGTATCTGTTGGCCCTATTTCATCTGCTAAACTCCTCCAAAGCGTTGAATTCGCTGCAAAAATCGGTGCTGAG GTTGTGATGGAAGCCGTAAATAAGCCTAGGAATATCAGCTATAAAGGACTCACTGATTTGGTTACTGA CACAGATAAAAATAGTGAGTCTGCCATTCTCAACCTTGTGAGAAAGAGTTTTCCAGATCACCTGATTTTAGGGGAGGAAGGAGGTGTTATTGGGGATTCATCTTCGGATTATCTTTGGTGTATCGATCCTTTGG ATGGGACTACAAATTTTGCACACGGATATCCCAGCTTTGCGGTCTCTGTCGGAGTGCTCTACCGAGGAAAGCCAGCTGCTGCTGCTGTC GTAGAGTTTGTTGGGGGTGCCATGTGTTGGAACACACGCACATTTTCTGCAGTTGCTG GTGGAGGTGCATTCTGTAACGGGCAAAAGATTCATGTTAGTCAGACGGACAAT GTTGAGAGAGCTCTACTGGTGACCGGGTTTGGATACGAACATGATGATCCATGGGCCGCCAACATGAACTTATTCAAAGAATTTACTGACATCAGTCGG GGTGTGCGAAGACTAGGTGCAGCTGCAGTGGACATGTGCCACGTTGCTTTGGGCATTGTTGAAGCATATTGGGAATATCGTCTCAAACCATGGGATATGGCTGCTGGTGTTTTG ATAGTTGAAGAAGCTGGTGGGGCAGTTTCTTGTATGGATGGTGGAAAATTTACGGTATTTGACAGATCACTCTTGGTTTCAAATGGTGTATTACATTCTAAG CTTCTAGAGAGAATCGGTCCTGCAACAGAGGAGCTAAAAGGCAAGGGAATTGATTTCTCATTATGGTACAAGCCAGATGATTACAACACAGACTTATAA
- the LOC110895579 gene encoding protein PHLOEM PROTEIN 2-LIKE A1, which translates to MGSGFSQQADTQQQSEGSPTHHDTKTAGITRLPHDCHAILKDADTAINMSSMDPLYAGLFLSKKRKKYWVDKASHGNCFLVYARDLSITWGEDNRYWCWPCIKETSEEVVDGAEMIDVCWLEIHGKLEISKLTPGIKYEVVFVVMLKDPAYGWEVPVNVRLILPDGNKQQHKENLMEKPRSTWVEIPVGEFMVQPKKEGFVEFSLYEYEGGAWKRGLLIKGAAIRPKH; encoded by the exons ATGGGATCTGGATTTTCACAGCAAGCAGATACACAACAGCAGAGTGAAGGATCACCCACACATCATGATACGAAAACCGCAGGCATAACGCGGTTACCTCATGACTGTCATGCCATTCTAAAGGATGCAGATACCGCGATCAACATGTCATCTATGGACCCGCTCTATGCTGGCCTGTTTTTGAGCAAAAAGAGGAAG AAATATTGGGTTGACAAGGCATCACATGGCAACTGCTTCTTGGTGTACGCGAGGGATCTCTCGATCACTTGGGGGGAAGACAACCGTTACTGGTGTTGGCCCTGCATCAAAGAAACAAG TGAAGAAGTTGTGGATGGTGCAGAAATGATAGATGTTTGCTGGTTAGAAATTCATGGGAAATTAGAGATTTCCAAGTTAACACCGGGAATTAAATACGAGGTTGTATTTGTGGTGATGCTAAAAGACCCTGCTTACGGGTGGGAGGTTCCTGTCAATGTGAGACTCATTTTACCAGATGGAAACAAGCAACAACACAAAGAAAATTTGATGGAAAAACCAAGATCAACGTGGGTTGAGATCCCTGTGGGCGAGTTTATGGTACAACCAAAAAAAGAAGGATTCGTAGAATTCTCCTTGTATGAATATGAAGGCGGGGCTTGGAAGAGGGGTTTACTGATCAAGGGTGCAGCAATTAGACCCAAACATTGA